The Campylobacter sp. CN_NE2 region TTTCTACTCTTGCATTTGGTATTATCGGTATGCTTATTGGAACGCTAATTGCATTTCAACTCGCATGTCCTGATCTAAACTACCTTTTGGGTGAGTATGGAACTTTTAGTCGCCTTAGACCGCTACATACAAACGGCGTTGTTTATGGCTTTATGCTTTCAGGAATTTGGGCTACATGGTATTATGTAGGTCAAAGAGTTTTGAAAGTTTCAATGGCTGAGTCTGGTTTTTTGATGTTTATCGGAAAGCTTCACTTTGTTCTTTATATTTTAATTATTCTTTTAGCTGTTGTTACTCTTTTTGCAGGTATTACAACTTCAAAAGAATATTCAGAACTTGAATGGCCAATAGACATACTAGTTGTAGTTGTTTGGGTTTTATGGGGTATTTCGATTTTCGGTTTAATCGGAATAAGAAGAGAAAAAACTCTATATATCTCTATTTGGTATTATATCGCTACTTTCCTTGGCGTTGCAATGCTTTATTTGTTCAACAACATGGAAATTCCTACAAGATTATTAACAGGTATGGGAAGCTGGATTCACTCTGTTTCTATGTATGCAGGAAGCAATGATGCTATGGTTCAATGGTGGTTTGGACACAACGCTGTTGCGTTCGTATTTACTGTTGCGATTATTGCTCAAATTTATTATTTCCTACCAAAAGAGAGCGGACAATCTGTTTATTCATATAAATTATCATTGTTCTCATTTTGGGGCTTAATGTTTATTTATCTATGGGCTGGCGGACACCACTTGATTTACTCAACTGTTCCTGATTGGGTTCAAACTATGGGTTCTGTTTTCTCTGTTGTCTTGATTTTGCCATCATGGGGTTCTGGTATTAATATCCTTTTAACAATGAAAGGTGAATGGAATCAACTTAGAGAAAATCCACTAATCAAATTTATGGTTTTAGCTTCAACTTTCTATCTATTCTCAACACTAGAAGGTCCAATCCTTTCAATCAAATCAGTAAATGCGTTAGCACATTTTACAGATTGGATCCCAGGACATGTTCATGACGGAACGCTTGGTTGGGTTGGATTTATGACAATTGCAGCTATGTATCACATGGTTCCTAGAATTTTCAAAAGAGAGCTTTATTCAAAATCTTTAATGGAAGCTCAATTTTGGATTCAAACAACAGGTATCGTTCTATTTTTCAGCTCAATGTGGATTGCAGGTATCACACAAGGTATGATGTGGAGAGCGACAGATGAATTTGGTAGCCTTGCATATCAATTTATCGATACAGTAACTGTTTTGGTTCCTTATTACTGGATTAGAGCAGTCGGCGGTGCGTTATATTTCATAGGTTTAGTTATGTTTGTATATAATGTTCTTAAATCAGTTAGTTCAGGTAGAAGTATCGCAGAAGAACCTCGCAGTGCTTCACCGATGGCAGCATAATAAAGGAGGATAAAATGTTTAGTTGGTTAGAAAAAAATCCATTCTTCTTTGCAGTTGCCGTTTTTGTTGTTATTGCTTATGCAGGCGTGGTAACAGTTTTACCAAATTTTGCTGAAAGTGCTAGACCGATTGAAGGTAAAAAACCTTATAGCGTTCTAGAACTAGCAGGTCGTCATGTTTATATTCAAGATAGCTGTAATGCTTGTCATTCACAGCTTATCAGACCGTTCAAAGCTGAAACAGACAGATACGGTGCTTATTCAAAAACAGGCGAATTTGCTTATGATAGACCTTTCCTTTGGGGTTCAAAAAGAACAGGTCCGGATCTTGCTCGTGTAGGAAATGCTAGAACTGCCGATTGGCATGAAAAACACATGAAAAATCCAACAGAAGTAGTTCCGGGTTCGATTATGCCTGCTTACAAGCACATGTTTGTTAAAAATGCAGACCTAGAAACTG contains the following coding sequences:
- the ccoN gene encoding cytochrome-c oxidase, cbb3-type subunit I yields the protein MQPGKALSYDYSVAKLFLFSTLAFGIIGMLIGTLIAFQLACPDLNYLLGEYGTFSRLRPLHTNGVVYGFMLSGIWATWYYVGQRVLKVSMAESGFLMFIGKLHFVLYILIILLAVVTLFAGITTSKEYSELEWPIDILVVVVWVLWGISIFGLIGIRREKTLYISIWYYIATFLGVAMLYLFNNMEIPTRLLTGMGSWIHSVSMYAGSNDAMVQWWFGHNAVAFVFTVAIIAQIYYFLPKESGQSVYSYKLSLFSFWGLMFIYLWAGGHHLIYSTVPDWVQTMGSVFSVVLILPSWGSGINILLTMKGEWNQLRENPLIKFMVLASTFYLFSTLEGPILSIKSVNALAHFTDWIPGHVHDGTLGWVGFMTIAAMYHMVPRIFKRELYSKSLMEAQFWIQTTGIVLFFSSMWIAGITQGMMWRATDEFGSLAYQFIDTVTVLVPYYWIRAVGGALYFIGLVMFVYNVLKSVSSGRSIAEEPRSASPMAA
- the ccoO gene encoding cytochrome-c oxidase, cbb3-type subunit II produces the protein MFSWLEKNPFFFAVAVFVVIAYAGVVTVLPNFAESARPIEGKKPYSVLELAGRHVYIQDSCNACHSQLIRPFKAETDRYGAYSKTGEFAYDRPFLWGSKRTGPDLARVGNARTADWHEKHMKNPTEVVPGSIMPAYKHMFVKNADLETAFAEALTVKKAFNVPYDQAGMPQVILDESKSAQENFDMLQDQIKKEAAVIVSQMKDQDVKDAFARGEIRQIVALIAYMNSLK